The Cygnus atratus isolate AKBS03 ecotype Queensland, Australia chromosome 7, CAtr_DNAZoo_HiC_assembly, whole genome shotgun sequence genome includes a window with the following:
- the CTBP2 gene encoding C-terminal-binding protein 2 isoform X3 — MALVDKHKVKRQRLDRICEGIRPQIMNGPMHPRPLVALLDGRDCTVEMPILKDLATVAFCDAQSTQEIHEKVLNEAVGAMMYHTITLTREDLEKFKALRVIVRIGSGYDNIDIKAAGELGIAVCNIPSAAVEETADSTVCHVLNLYRRNTWLYQALREGTRVQSVEQIREVASGAARIRGETLGLIGFGRTAQAVAVRAKAFGFNVIFYDPYLQDGIERSLGVQRVYTLQDLLYQSDCVSLHCNLNEHNHHLINDFTIKQMRQGAFLVNTARGGLVDEKALTQALKEGRIRGAALDVHESEPFSFAQGPLKDAPNLICTPHTAWYSEQASLEMREAAATEIRRAITGRIPESLRNCVNKEFFVTTAPWSVIDQQAIHPELNGATYRYPPGMVSVAPGGIPAAMEGIIPGGIPVTHNLPTVAHPSQAPSPNQPTKHGDNREHPNEQ; from the exons GTATCCGCCCTCAGATCATGAACGGCCCCATGCACCCCCGGCCCCTGGTGGCACTGCTGGACGGCAGGGACTGCACGGTGGAGATGCCCATCCTGAAGGATCTGGCGACCGTGGCATTCTGTGACGCACAATCAACTCAGGAGATCCACGAGAAG GTATTAAACGAAGCCGTTGGGGCCATGATGTACCACACCATCACGCTGACCCGAGAAGATCTAGAGAAGTTCAAGGCCTTGCGGGTCATTGTTCGAATAGGCAGCGGCTACGACAACATTGACATCAAAGCGGCGGGGGAGCTCG GCATCGCCGTCTGCAACATCCCCTCGGCCGCCGTGGAGGAGACGGCCGACTCCACCGTGTGCCACGTCCTCAACCTCTACCGGCGCAACACGTGGCTGTACCAGGCGCTGCGGGAGGGCACGCGGGTGCAGAGCGTGGAGCAGATCCGCGAGGTGGCCTCCGGCGCCGCCCGCATCCGGGGGGAGACGCTCGGCCTCATCGGCTTCG GTCGCACTGCCCAGGCGGTTGCAGTCCGAGCCAAGGCGTTTGGCTTCAACGTGATATTTTATGACCCGTACCTGCAGGATGGCATAGAGAGGTCCCTGGGAGTGCAGCGAGTCTACACGCTCCAGGACCTGCTCTACCAGAGCGACTGTGTCTCGTTGCACTGTAACCTGAACGAACACAACCACCACCTGATCAACGACTTCACGATTAAGCAG ATGCGGCAGGGCGCGTTCCTGGTGAACACGGCGCGTGGGGGGCTGGTGGACGAGAAGGCCTTAACTCAAGCCCTGAAGGAGGGACGGATACGAGGGGCTGCGCTCGACGTGCACGAGTCAGAACCATTTAG TTTTGCTCAAGGCCCATTGAAAGATGCTCCTAACCTAATCTGTACCCCGCACACCGCCTGGTACAGCGAGCAGGCGTCGCTAGAGATGAGGGAAGCTGCTGCCACCGAAATCCGGCGCGCGATCACAG GGCGCATTCCAGAAAGCCTACGGAACTGCGTGAACAAGGAATTCTTTGTCACAACGGCTCCGTGGTCAGTAATAGATCAGCAAGCGATCCATCCAGAGCTCAATGGTGCCACATACAG GTATCCCCCCGGGATGGTGAGCGTCGCGCCGGGAGGCATACCAGCGGCCATGGAGGGCATCATTCCCGGCGGCATCCCCGTGACCCACAACCTGCCCACCGTGGCGCACCCCTCCCAAGCTCCGTCGCCGAACCAGCCCACGAAACACGGGGACAACAGGGAACATCCCAACGAGCAATAG
- the CTBP2 gene encoding C-terminal-binding protein 2 isoform X2 has protein sequence MHWEQPPRVGQSDPSAVCLVGIRPQIMNGPMHPRPLVALLDGRDCTVEMPILKDLATVAFCDAQSTQEIHEKVLNEAVGAMMYHTITLTREDLEKFKALRVIVRIGSGYDNIDIKAAGELGIAVCNIPSAAVEETADSTVCHVLNLYRRNTWLYQALREGTRVQSVEQIREVASGAARIRGETLGLIGFGRTAQAVAVRAKAFGFNVIFYDPYLQDGIERSLGVQRVYTLQDLLYQSDCVSLHCNLNEHNHHLINDFTIKQMRQGAFLVNTARGGLVDEKALTQALKEGRIRGAALDVHESEPFSFAQGPLKDAPNLICTPHTAWYSEQASLEMREAAATEIRRAITGRIPESLRNCVNKEFFVTTAPWSVIDQQAIHPELNGATYRYPPGMVSVAPGGIPAAMEGIIPGGIPVTHNLPTVAHPSQAPSPNQPTKHGDNREHPNEQ, from the exons GTATCCGCCCTCAGATCATGAACGGCCCCATGCACCCCCGGCCCCTGGTGGCACTGCTGGACGGCAGGGACTGCACGGTGGAGATGCCCATCCTGAAGGATCTGGCGACCGTGGCATTCTGTGACGCACAATCAACTCAGGAGATCCACGAGAAG GTATTAAACGAAGCCGTTGGGGCCATGATGTACCACACCATCACGCTGACCCGAGAAGATCTAGAGAAGTTCAAGGCCTTGCGGGTCATTGTTCGAATAGGCAGCGGCTACGACAACATTGACATCAAAGCGGCGGGGGAGCTCG GCATCGCCGTCTGCAACATCCCCTCGGCCGCCGTGGAGGAGACGGCCGACTCCACCGTGTGCCACGTCCTCAACCTCTACCGGCGCAACACGTGGCTGTACCAGGCGCTGCGGGAGGGCACGCGGGTGCAGAGCGTGGAGCAGATCCGCGAGGTGGCCTCCGGCGCCGCCCGCATCCGGGGGGAGACGCTCGGCCTCATCGGCTTCG GTCGCACTGCCCAGGCGGTTGCAGTCCGAGCCAAGGCGTTTGGCTTCAACGTGATATTTTATGACCCGTACCTGCAGGATGGCATAGAGAGGTCCCTGGGAGTGCAGCGAGTCTACACGCTCCAGGACCTGCTCTACCAGAGCGACTGTGTCTCGTTGCACTGTAACCTGAACGAACACAACCACCACCTGATCAACGACTTCACGATTAAGCAG ATGCGGCAGGGCGCGTTCCTGGTGAACACGGCGCGTGGGGGGCTGGTGGACGAGAAGGCCTTAACTCAAGCCCTGAAGGAGGGACGGATACGAGGGGCTGCGCTCGACGTGCACGAGTCAGAACCATTTAG TTTTGCTCAAGGCCCATTGAAAGATGCTCCTAACCTAATCTGTACCCCGCACACCGCCTGGTACAGCGAGCAGGCGTCGCTAGAGATGAGGGAAGCTGCTGCCACCGAAATCCGGCGCGCGATCACAG GGCGCATTCCAGAAAGCCTACGGAACTGCGTGAACAAGGAATTCTTTGTCACAACGGCTCCGTGGTCAGTAATAGATCAGCAAGCGATCCATCCAGAGCTCAATGGTGCCACATACAG GTATCCCCCCGGGATGGTGAGCGTCGCGCCGGGAGGCATACCAGCGGCCATGGAGGGCATCATTCCCGGCGGCATCCCCGTGACCCACAACCTGCCCACCGTGGCGCACCCCTCCCAAGCTCCGTCGCCGAACCAGCCCACGAAACACGGGGACAACAGGGAACATCCCAACGAGCAATAG
- the CTBP2 gene encoding C-terminal-binding protein 2 isoform X4 has translation MNGPMHPRPLVALLDGRDCTVEMPILKDLATVAFCDAQSTQEIHEKVLNEAVGAMMYHTITLTREDLEKFKALRVIVRIGSGYDNIDIKAAGELGIAVCNIPSAAVEETADSTVCHVLNLYRRNTWLYQALREGTRVQSVEQIREVASGAARIRGETLGLIGFGRTAQAVAVRAKAFGFNVIFYDPYLQDGIERSLGVQRVYTLQDLLYQSDCVSLHCNLNEHNHHLINDFTIKQMRQGAFLVNTARGGLVDEKALTQALKEGRIRGAALDVHESEPFSFAQGPLKDAPNLICTPHTAWYSEQASLEMREAAATEIRRAITGRIPESLRNCVNKEFFVTTAPWSVIDQQAIHPELNGATYRYPPGMVSVAPGGIPAAMEGIIPGGIPVTHNLPTVAHPSQAPSPNQPTKHGDNREHPNEQ, from the exons ATGAACGGCCCCATGCACCCCCGGCCCCTGGTGGCACTGCTGGACGGCAGGGACTGCACGGTGGAGATGCCCATCCTGAAGGATCTGGCGACCGTGGCATTCTGTGACGCACAATCAACTCAGGAGATCCACGAGAAG GTATTAAACGAAGCCGTTGGGGCCATGATGTACCACACCATCACGCTGACCCGAGAAGATCTAGAGAAGTTCAAGGCCTTGCGGGTCATTGTTCGAATAGGCAGCGGCTACGACAACATTGACATCAAAGCGGCGGGGGAGCTCG GCATCGCCGTCTGCAACATCCCCTCGGCCGCCGTGGAGGAGACGGCCGACTCCACCGTGTGCCACGTCCTCAACCTCTACCGGCGCAACACGTGGCTGTACCAGGCGCTGCGGGAGGGCACGCGGGTGCAGAGCGTGGAGCAGATCCGCGAGGTGGCCTCCGGCGCCGCCCGCATCCGGGGGGAGACGCTCGGCCTCATCGGCTTCG GTCGCACTGCCCAGGCGGTTGCAGTCCGAGCCAAGGCGTTTGGCTTCAACGTGATATTTTATGACCCGTACCTGCAGGATGGCATAGAGAGGTCCCTGGGAGTGCAGCGAGTCTACACGCTCCAGGACCTGCTCTACCAGAGCGACTGTGTCTCGTTGCACTGTAACCTGAACGAACACAACCACCACCTGATCAACGACTTCACGATTAAGCAG ATGCGGCAGGGCGCGTTCCTGGTGAACACGGCGCGTGGGGGGCTGGTGGACGAGAAGGCCTTAACTCAAGCCCTGAAGGAGGGACGGATACGAGGGGCTGCGCTCGACGTGCACGAGTCAGAACCATTTAG TTTTGCTCAAGGCCCATTGAAAGATGCTCCTAACCTAATCTGTACCCCGCACACCGCCTGGTACAGCGAGCAGGCGTCGCTAGAGATGAGGGAAGCTGCTGCCACCGAAATCCGGCGCGCGATCACAG GGCGCATTCCAGAAAGCCTACGGAACTGCGTGAACAAGGAATTCTTTGTCACAACGGCTCCGTGGTCAGTAATAGATCAGCAAGCGATCCATCCAGAGCTCAATGGTGCCACATACAG GTATCCCCCCGGGATGGTGAGCGTCGCGCCGGGAGGCATACCAGCGGCCATGGAGGGCATCATTCCCGGCGGCATCCCCGTGACCCACAACCTGCCCACCGTGGCGCACCCCTCCCAAGCTCCGTCGCCGAACCAGCCCACGAAACACGGGGACAACAGGGAACATCCCAACGAGCAATAG